GCACCATCACCGAGATCTACGACTACCTGCGCCTGCTCTACGCGCGGGTCGGCACGCCTCGCTGCCCGGACCATGACGCACCGCTGGAAGCACAGACCGTCAGTCAGATGGTCGACCAAGTGCTGGCACTGCCCGAAGGGCGCAAGCTGATGCTGCTGGCGCCGGTCATCCGCGAGCGCAAGGGCGAGCACCTGGCGGTGTTCGACGAATTGCGCGCCCAGGGCTTCGTCCGTGCACGGGTCAACGGCAAGCTGTACGAACTGGACGAACTGCCCAAGCTGGACAAGCAGAAGAAGCACTCTATCGACGTGGTGGTGGATCGCTTCAAGGTTCGTGGTGACCTGCAGCAGCGCCTGGCCGAATCCTTCGAAACGGCGCTGAAACTGGCCGATGGCATCGCCCTGGTCGCCTCCATGGAAGAGGACGACGACAGCGAGGAGATAATCTTCTCCGCGCGCTTCGCCTGCCCGATCTGTGGCCACTCGATCAGCGAGCTTGAGCCCAAGCTGTTCTCCTTCAACAACCCGGCCGGTGCCTGCCCGACCTGTGACGGCCTGGGCGTGAAGCAGTTCTTCGACGCCAAGCGCCTGGTCAATGGCGAGCTGACCCTGGCCGAGGGCGCCATACGCGGCTGGGATCGGCGCAACGTCTATTACTTCCAGATGCTCGGCTCACTGGCCTCACATTATGGCTTCAGTCTCGACGAGCCCTTCGACTCACTGGCCGCCGATCATCAGAAGTCCATCCTGCGCGGCAGCGGCCGTGAGAATGTCGAGTTCCGCTACCTCAACGATCGCGGCGATATCGTCAAGCGCTCGCATCCCTTCGAAGGCATCATTCCCAATCTGGAACGCCGCTACCGCGAAACCGAATCCAATTCGGTGCGCGAAGAGCTGGCCAAGTACCTCAGCACCCAGCCCTGCCCGGACTGTCGTGGTACGCGCCTGCGTCGCGAAGCCCGCCACGTCTGGGTTGGCGACAAGACCTTGCCTGCGGTCACGGCCATGCCCATCGGCGACGCCACCGACTATTTCGGCGACCTGTCGCTCAGCGGACGACGCGGCGAGATCGCCGACAAGATCCTCAAAGAGATCCGCGAGCGCTTGCAGTTCCTGGTCAATGTCGGCCTGGATTATCTGACCCTGGACCGCAGCGCCGACACCCTGTCCGGCGGCGAAGCCCAGCGTATTCGCCTGGCCAGTCAGATCGGCGCCGGCCTGGTCGGGGTGATGTACATCCTCGATGAACCCTCGATCGGCCTGCACCAGCGCGACAACGAACGCTTGCTCGGCACCCTTCGCCACCTGCGCGACATCGGCAACACGGTGATCGTGGTCGAGCATGACGAGGACGCCATCCGCCTCGCCGACTACGTAGTCGATATCGGCCCCGGCGCCGGTGTGCATGGCGGCCGCATCGTCGCCGAAGGCACGCCGGACGAGGTGATGGCGCACCCGGACTCGCTGACCGGCAAGTACCTCTCCGGCCGAGTGAAGATCAACTATCCGCCGCAGCGCACCCGCCGCGATCCGAAAAAGCTGCTCAAGCTCAAGGGCGCACGGGGCAACAACCTGCGCAACGTCGACCTGGAGATTCCGGTTGGCCTGCTCACCTGCATCACCGGCGTATCGGGCTCGGGCAAATCGACGCTGATCAACAACACGCTGTTCCCGATCACCGCCACCGCGCTCAATGGAGCGACCACGCTGGAAGTGGCCGCGCACGACAGCTTCGATGGGCTGCAGCACCTGGACAAGGTGGTAGACATCGATCAGAGCCCGATCGGCCGCACCCCACGCTCCAACCCGGCGACCTACACCGGGCTGTTCACGCCGATTCGCGAGCTCTTCGCCGGCGTGCCGGAAGCACGCTCGCGCGGCTATGGTCCGGGCCGCTTCTCCTTCAACGTCAAGGGTGGCCGCTGCGAAGCCTGCCAGGGCGACGGCGTGATCAAGGTGGAGATGCACTTCCTGCCGGACATCTACGTGCCCTGCGACGTGTGCAAGGGCAAGCGCTACAACCGCGAAACTCTGGAAGTGAAGTACAAGGGCAAGAGCATCACCGAGGTCCTCGACATGACCATTGAGGAGGCGCGGGAGTTCTTCGACCCGGTGCCGGCGGTCGCGCGCAAGCTGCAGACGCTGATGGATGTCGGCCTGTCCTACATCAAGCTGGGGCAGAGTGCGACAACCCTGTCCGGCGGTGAGGCGCAGCGGGTCAAGCTGTCGCGCGAACTGTCCAAGCGTGACACCGGCAAGACCCTCTACATCCTCGACGAGCCGACCACCGGCCTGCACTTCGCCGATATCCAGCAGTTACTCGATGTACTGCACCGCCTGCGCGATCACGGCAACACGGTCGTGGTCATCGAGCACAATCTGGATGTGATCAAGACAGCCGACTGGCTGGTGGACCTTGGTCCGGAAGGCGGCTCCAAAGGTGGCCAGATCATCGCCTGCGGCACCCCGGAAGAGGTTGCAAACATGGCGCAATCGCATACCGGTCACTTCCTCAAACCGCTGCTGGAACGAGACGCCCAGCCCAAGGGCTGAGCGTGCTGAAAAACGAAAGCCCGCAGCATGCTGCGGGCTTTTTTCTGGCGATGCTGGATCAGGCCAGGGCTTCTTCCAGCGGAATGTCCAGGGCCTTGGCGATGCCGCCGCCATAGGCCGGATCGGCCAGGTAGCAGTGCTTGATGTGGCGCAGCTTGATGTGGCGCTCCACACCCGTCATGGCCCTGGCAGTGTTCTCGAACAGACGCTGCTGTTCGTCGGTCTGCATCAGGCGGAACAGGTTGCCCGGCTGGGTGAAGTAGTCGGCGTCGTCGGCACGAAAATCGTAACGATCCGCCGCGCCATCCAGCGCCAGCGGCGGCTCGCTGAAGTCCGGCTGCTCACGCCACTCGCCATAGGTGTTCGGCTCGTAGTGCAGGCGACCGCCCTGGTTGCCATCCACGCGCATGGCGCCATCGCGGTGGTAGCTGTGCACCGGGCAGCGCGGCGCGTTCACCGGGATCTGGTGGTGGTTCACGCCCAGGCGGTAGCGCTGCGCATCGCCGTAGGAGAACAGCCGCCCCTGCAGCATGCGGTCCGGCGAGAAGCTGATACCGGGCACCACGTTGGCGGGGGTGAACGCCGCCTGCTCGACATCCTGGAAGTAGTTGTCCGGATTGCGGTTCAGCTCGTAGTAGCCGACCTCGATCAGCGGGTAGTCGGCGTGCGGCCAGACCTTGGTCAGGTCGAACGGATGGTACGGCACCTTGGCCGCGTCGGCTTCCGGCATCACCTGCACGTACATCGTCCAGCGCGGATATTCGCCTCGCTCGATCGCCTCGAACAGATCGCGCTGCGAGCTTTCACGGTCGCTGGCGACGATCGCTGCGGCCTCGGCATCGGTCAGGTTCTTGATGCCCTGCTGGGTGCGGAAGTGGAACTTGACCCAGTAGCGCTCGTTGCTCGGACTGATGAAGCTGTAGGTGTGCGAGCCAAAGCCGTGCATATGCCGATAGGACGCCGGAATACCGCGATCGCCCATGACGTAGGTGATCTGGTGCAGCGCCTCGGGCAGGCCGGTCCAGAAGTCCCAGTTGTTGTTGGCACTGCGCATGTTGGTGCGCGGGTCGCGCTTTACCGCGTGGTTGAGGTCGGGGAACTTCAGCGGGTCGCGGAAGAAGAACACCGGCGTGTTGTTGCCGACCATGTCCCAGTTGCCTTCCTCGGTGTAGAACTTCAGGGCGTAACCGCGGATGTCACGCTCGGCATCAGCGGCGCCACGCTCTCCGGCCACGGTGGAGAAACGGGCGAACAGCGGGGTGCGCTTGCCGATCTCGGAGAACAGCTTGGCCTTGGTGTAGCGGGTGATGTCGCGGGTCACGACGAACTCACCGAAGGCACCGGAGCCCTTGGCATGCATGCGCCGCTCCGGAATGACCTCCCGGTCGAAATGCGCCAGCTTCTCCAGGAACCACACATCCTGCAGCAGCATCGGCCCGCGGCGACCCGCGGTCATCGAATTCTGGTTTTCGGATACCGGCGCACCGGCAACGGTAGTGAGCTTGGGCTTGTCAGTCATGGCTGCATCTCCTTGGCCATTCAACATTTCCAGGGACGGTAGTGGTCACCTGCTGGTTGAATGCCATCATAGGAATCAAGCGCAACGCCGACTAATGATGAAGGTCAACGCTTTCGATAGAGCAAATCTTTCAGGCATAAAAAAACCGAGCCCTGGGGCTCGGTTTTCTTCGACAGCGCCAAACTTACTCGGCTGCTTCCACCTCACCGGTGACCGGACGGTCAACCAGCTCGACGTAAGCCATAGGAGCGTTGTCGCCAGCACGGAAGCCGCACTTGAGGATACGCAGGTAACCGCCCTGACGGGTGGCATAACGCTTACCCAGATCATTGAACAGCTTGCCTACGGCAGCTTTCGAACGAGTACGGTCGAAAGCCAGGCGACGGTTGGCGACGCTGTCTTCCTTGGCCAGAGTGATCAGCGGCTCGGCAACGCGACGCAGTTCCTTGGCCTTGGGCAGGGTGGTCTTGATCAGTTCGTGCTCGAACAGCGACACCGCCATGTTCTGGAACATGGCCTTGCGGTGGGCGCTGGTGCGGCTCAGATGACGGCCACTTTTACGATGACGCATGATTGAAATTCCTTACCAAACGTTCAGTTCGGTTACTGGGGGCGATCAGGCAGTGGCCTTATCGTCCTTCTTGAGACTTGCCGGCGGCCAGTTATCCAGGCGCATACCGAGGGACAAACCACGCGAAGCCAGAACGTCCTTGATCTCAGTCAGGGACTTCTTGCCCAGATTCGGCGTTTTCAACAGCTCTACTTCGGTGCGCTGGATCAGATCACCAATGTAGTAGATGTTTTCCGCCTTCAGGCAGTTGGCCGAACGTACGGTCAGCTCCAGGTCATCAACCGGACGCAACAGGATCGGATCGATCTCGTCTTCCTGCTCGACAACCACCGGCTCGCTGTCGCCCTTGAGGTCGACGAACGCAGCCAGCTGCTGCTGCAGGATGGTCGCTGCACGACGGATCGCTTCTTCGGGATCCAGAGTGCCGTTGGTTTCCAGGTCGATGACCAGTTTGTCCAGGTTGGTGCGCTGCTCGACACGAGCATTCTCGACAACATAAGCCACGCGACGAACCGGGCTGAAAGTCGCGTCGAGCTGCAGACGGCCGATGCTACGGCTTTCGTCTTCATCGCTCTGACGCGCATCAGCAGGCTCGTAACCACGGCCGCGAGCGACCTTGAGCTTCATGTTGAGCGAGCCGTTGGCCGCCAGATTGGCGATCAAATGATCACCATTGACGATTTCAACATCGTGATCCAGCTGGATATCGGCAGCGGTAACAGCGCCCGCGCCCTTCTTCACCAGGCTCAAGGTCACTTCATCACGGCCGTGCAGCTTGATGGCGATACCTTTGAGGTTGAGCAGGATTTCGATGACATCTTCCTGCACGCCCTCGATGGCGCTGTACTCGTGGAGCACACCGTCGATCTCAGCCTCGACCACAGCGCAGCCGGGCATGGAGGACAACAGAATACGACGCAGCGCGTTGCCCAGGGTGTGGCCAAAACCACGCTCGAGGGGCTCGAGAGTGATCTTGGCACGGGTCGGACTGACCACCTGCACATCGATATGGCGGGGGGTCAGGAACTCATTTACCGAACTCTGCATGGATACACCTATTTTCTAGCCCTTACTTGGAGTAGAGCTCGACAATCAGGTTTTCGTTGATGTCGGCGGACAGATCGCTGCGAGCCGGAACATTCTTGAAAACACCGGATTTCTTGTCGGCATCTACTTCGACCCATTCAACGCGACCGCGCTGAGCGCACAGTTCGAGGGCCTGGGCGATACGCAGCTGATTACGGCACTTCTCGCGAACAGCAACGACGTCACCGGCCTTGACCTGGTACGAAGGAATGTTCACGGTCTGACCATTCACGCTGATCGACTTGTGCGAGACCAGCTGACGCGACTCGGCACGCGTGGAGCCGAAGCCCATGCGGTACACGACGTTGTCCAGACGGCACTCGAGCAGCTGCAGCAGGTTCTCACCGGTAGCGCCCTTACGGCTGGCAGCTTCCTTGTAGTAACCGCTGAACTGGCGCTCCAGCACACCGTAAATACGGCGAACCTTCTGCTTTTCACGCAGCTGGGTACCGTAGTCAGACAGGCGACCGCGACGCTGGCCATGAACACCCGGCGGAGTTTCGATATTGCACTTGGATTCGAGCGCGCGCGCACCACTCTTCAGAAAGAGATCGGTGCCTTCACGACGAGACAGTTTGCACTTGGGACCAATATAACGAGCCATTCTTCACTGTCTCCTGATTACACGCGGCGCTTCTTCGGCGGACGGCACCCGTTATGCGGGATCGGCGTCACGTCGGTGATGCTGGCGATTTTATAACCACATGCGTTCAAAGCACGCACGGCGGACTCACGACCCGGGCCTGGGCCCTTGACGTTTACGTCGAGGTTCTTCAGGCCGTACTCCAGCGCAGCCTGACCAGCGCGCTCTGCAGCGATCTGGGCAGCGAACGGAGTGCTCTTACGCGAGCCGCGGAAACCGGAACCACCCGAAGTGGCCCAGGACAACGCATTGCCCTGACGATCGGTGATGGTCACGATGGTGTTGTTGAAAGACGCGTGGATATGGGCGATGCCATCAACCACTGTCTTTTTGACTTTTTTACGAGGACGAGCAGCAGGTTTTGCCATGACTAAATTCCTGTCGATTCGCTAACGCGATTACTTGCGGATCGGCTTGCGCGGGCCCTTACGGGTACGTGCGTTGGTCTTGGTACGCTGACCGCGAACCGGCAGACCACGACGATGACGCAGGCCGCGATAGCAACCCAGGTCCATCAAGCGCTTGATTTTCATGTTGACTTCGCGACGCAGGTCGCCCTCAACGATGAACTTGCCGACTTCGCCACGCAGCAGTTCGACCTGCTCGTCGGAAAGATCCTTGATCTTTGCTGCCGGATTCACACCGGTAGCGGCACAGATTTCCTGTGCACGGGTGCGACCAACACCGTAGATGTAGGTCAGCGAGATAACAGTGTGCTTGTTATCCGGAATGTTGACGCCTGCAATACGGGCCATTCAGTGAAACTCCAATTGACAGCTACCTACGCCCCGGAAGCCAAGAAAAGGGCGCGAGATATTAACGCTGTAATAACAAATATTCAACCCGGCAGCGCACTAGCTGCCGGGTTATAACGCCTTACACAATCAGCCTTGGCGCTGCTTGTGACGCGGTTCTGCGCTGCAGATCACGCGCACGACACCGTCGCGACGGATGATCTTGCAGTTACGGCACAGCTTTTTAACCGATGCACGAACTTTCATCACCAACTCCTAGAACCTTACGAACCACCTCAGCGGAGCATTCCGCTGCCGTAGCCCTTCAGGTTGGCTTTCTTCATCAGGGAATCGTACTGGTGCGACATGAGGTGTGACTGCACTTGAGACATGAAGTCCATTACAACCACGACCACGATCAGCAACGAGGTCCCACCAAGGTAGAACGGCACGTTGGCTGCAACCACAAGAAACTGTGGCAGCAGGCAGACAGCCGTCATGTACAGGGCGCCGAACATGGTCAAGCGAGTCAGCACGCCATCAATGTAGCGAGCCGATTGCTCACCAGGACGAATCCCGGGAATAAACGCGCCAGACTTCTTCAGGTTCTCTGCTACGTCCTTCGGATTGAACATCAATGCCGTATAGAAGAAGCAGAAGAAGATGATCCCAGCACTGAACAGCAGAATGTTCAACGGCTGCCCGGGCGCGATCGCCTGCGAAATGTCAGCCAACCAGCCCATGCTCTCTGACTGACCGAACCACTGCCCCAACGAAGCCGGGAACAAGAGGATGCTGCTGGCGAAGATAGCCGGGATGACCCCGGCCATATTCACCTTCAACGGCAGGTGGCTGGTCTGCGCAGCAAAGACCTTACGACCTTGCTGACGCTTCGCGTAGTGAACCGCGATGCGGCGCTGACCACGCTCGATAAACACCACGAAGCCGATAATCGCAACAGCGAGCAGGCCGACAGCCAGCAGCGCGATGATATTGATATCGCCCTGACGAGCAGACTCGAACGACTGACCGAGCGCACCCGGCAAGCCGGCGACGATACCCGCGAAGATCAGCATCGAGATACCGTTGCCGACACCGCGCTCGGTGATCTGCTCGCCCAGCCACATCATGAACATCGCGCCAGACACGAAAGTGGTGATGGCCACGAAGTAGAAGCCGAAATCGTTGCTGAACGCGACACCTTGGCCCGCCAACCCGACCGACATACCGATCGCCTGAACGATGGCCAGCACCAGCGTACCGTAACGCGTGTACTGACTGATCTTGCGACGACCGGCCTCACCTTCTTTCTTCAACTGCTCCAGCTGTGGGCTGACAGCGGTCATGAGCTGCATGATGATCGACGCCGAAATGTACGGCATGATCCCCAAGGCAAAGATGCTCATACGCTCCAGCGCACCGCCGGAAAACATGTTGAACAAGCTAAGGATGGTCCCCTCGTTCTGACGGAACAGCTCGGCCAGCCGATCGGGATTTATCCCTGGTACAGGGATGTGTGCGCCAATCCGATAGACGATGATCGCCATGAACAGAAAGCGCAGACGAGCCCAGAGCTCGGACAGACCACCATTACTCAGCGCGGAGAGAGCACCTTGCTTAGCCATTTATTCCTCGAACTTGCCGCCAGCTGCTTCGATAGCCGCACGCGCACCTTTGGTGGCTGCGATACCCTTGAGAGTAACCGCACGACCAACCTCGCCCGACAGCATGATTTTCACGCGCTGTACGTTCTGATTGATCACGTTGGCGTCTTTCAGGCTTTGCACGGTAACGACATCGCCTTCAACCTTGGCCAGCTCAGAGGTACGAACCTCAGCACGATCCATGGCTTTCAGCGAAACGAAACCGAACTTCGGCAGACGACGATGCAGAGGCTGCTGACCGCCCTCGAAACCGGGAGCGATCTTGCCGCCGGAACGGGAAGTCTGACCCTTGTGACCACGGCCACCGGTCTTGCCCAGGCCGCTACCGATACCACGACCGGGACGCAGCTTTTCGCGACGGGCACCCGGCGCAGAACGCAGATCGTTCAGTTGCATGGCTTAGCCCTCCACACGGAGCATGTAATAAGCCTTGTTGATCATGCCGCGATTCTCAGGAGTGTCCTGAACCTCGACGGTGTGACCAATGCGACGCAGGCCAAGACCCTTGACGCACAGCTTGTGATTGGGGATACGACCGCTGACACTCTTGATCAGCGTGACCTTGACGGTATTGGCCATGATCAGGAAATCTCCTCGACGCTCTTGCCGCGCTTGGCAGCAATCGACTCAGGCGACTGCATCGCCTTCAGACCCTTGAAGGTGGCGTGAACCACGTTGACCGGGTTGGTAGAGCCGTAGCACTTGGCTAGGACGTTCTGAACACCAGCAACTTCCAGGATGGCGCGCATGGCACCACCGGCAATCACACCGGTACCCTCGGAGGCAGGCTGCATGTAGACCTTGGACGCGCCATGCGCGGCCTTGGTGGCGTACTGCAGAGTCGTGCCGTTCAGGTCAACCTGGATCATGTTGCGGCGAGCCGCCTCCATGGCCTTCTGAATAGCAGCCGGCACTTCACGGGACTTGCCACGACCGAAGCCGACACGACCCTTGCCGTCACCGACCACAGTCAGCGCGGTGAAGGTGAAGATACGACCACCTTTTACAGTTTTTGCGACGCGGTTAACTTGAACCAGCTTCTCGATGTAGCCTTCGTCGCGCTTTTGCTCGTTATTTGCCATAACTTAGAACTCCAGCCCGCCTTCACGAGCAGCTTCAGCCAGTGCCTTCACACGACCGTGGTACTTGAAGCCAGAACGGTCGAACGCCACCTGAGTGACACCTGCGGCTTTCGCGCGCTCAGCGACCAGCTGACCGACTTTCTTGGCAGCGTCAACGTTGCCGGTGGCGGCGTCACGCAGTTCTTTGTCCAGAGTCGAGGCGCTGGCCAGGACCTTGCCGCCGTCGGCCGAAAGGACCTGGGCGTAGATGTGCTGGGAAGAGCGGTACACGCAGAGGCGTACGGTTTCCAGCTCGCGCATCTTCAGGCGTGCCTTGCGAGCGCGACGCAGACGAGTTTCTTTCTTTACGCTCATTTGCTATGCCCTACTTCTTCTTAGCTTCTTTGCGACGGACTACTTCATCCGAGTACCGCACACCTTTGCCCTTGTAAGGCTCAGGGCGACGGAAGTCACGGATTTCAGCAGCCACCTGACCGACCAGTTGCTTGTCGACACCCTTGATCAGGATATCGGTCTGGCTGGGGGTCTCAGCGGTAACGCCTTGCGGCAGTTCGTAATCCACCGGATGCGAGAAACCGAGAGCCAGGGACAGCACTTGACCTTTGGCTTGCGCCTTGTAACCAACACCAACCAGCTGGAGCTTGCGCTCGAAGCCCTGGCTGACACCGATCACCATGTTATTGACCAGGGCGCGGGTAGTACCGGCCATGGCGCGAGTCTGCTGGTCGCCATTACGGCCAGCAAACCGCAGCTCACCAGACTCCTGGATGATTTCCACGGAGGGATGAACATTCAGTTCGAGAGCGCCTTTGGCACCCTTCACCGAAAGCTGTTGACCGGACATCTTGATTTCGACGCCAGCGGGCAGCTTGACGGGGTTCTTAGCAACGCGAGACATGCTTATCCCCCCTTAGAACACAGTGCAAAGCACTTCGCCGCCAACACCAGCAGCCCGAGCAGCCCGATCAGTCATCACACCCTTGTTGGTGGAGACGATCGACACACCCAAGCCGCCACGTACTTTCGGCAACTGGTCAACGGATTTGTACTGGCGCAGGCCAGGACGACTTACGCGCTTGAGCTCCTCGATGACCGGACGGCCTTCGAAATACTTCAGCTCGATGGACAGTTGCGGCTTGGCGTCGCCACTGACCTGGTATCCCGCGATATAGCCTTCACCTTGAAGAACGTTGGCAACAGCCACCTTCAGAGTGGAAGACGGCATGCTTACGACGGACTTTTCGGCCATCTGGGCATTACGGATACGAGTTAGCATGTCCGCTAACGGGTCCTGCATACTCATGGGCTCTTAGCTCCTAATACAAAAAAATAAGCCTTGGACGGCTCGTGTCGCCAACGGGCAAACCCTGCAAAAATGCAAGGCTCAGGCGAGCCGGGCATTCTAGAGAGTTGCCAGAAACGAATCAAGCCCCATAAGGGGCTTGATCGAAAAACAAACAGGACCCGAAGGTCCTGGATGCTTTTATTACCAGCTGGCTTTAACCAGGCCCGGCACATCACCGCGCATTGCGGCCTGACGCAGCATGCTGCGCGCCAGACCGAACTTGCGGTAAACGCCGTGCGGACGACCAGTCAGGCGGCAACGGTTACGCAGGCGCGAAGCGCTTGCATCACGAGGCTGCTTCTGCAGTGCGACCTGAGCTTCCCAGCGCGCTTCCGGAGAGGACTCCGGGCTGGCGATGATTGCTTTCAGTGCAGCACGCTTCTGGGCGAACTTGGCGACCGTTTGCTGACGCTTCAGCTCACGGTTCTTCATGCTTTGCTTAGCCATGTGCCTACTCCAATCAGTTACGGAACGGGAAGTTGAAAGCACGCAACAGAGCGCGACCTTCCTCATCCGTCCGAGCAGTAGTGGTCAGAGTGATGTCCAGACCACGCAGGGCATCGATCTTGTCGTAATCGATTTCCGGGAAGATGATCTGCTCTTTCACGCCCATGCTGTAGTTGCCGCGACCATCGAAGGACTTGGCATTCAGGCCGCGGAAGTCACGCACGCGCGGCAGGGAGATCGAAAGCAGGCGATCCAGGAATTCGTACATACGATCGCTGCGCAGCGTGACCTTGACGCCGATCGGCCAGCCTTCGCGGACTTTGAAGCCTGCGATGGACTTGCGAGCGTGGGTCACTACAACCTTCTGGCCAGTGATCTTTTCCAGGTCGGCAACAGCGTTATCGATGATCTTCTTGTCACCGATCGCTTCGCCGATACCCATATTGAGGGTGATCTTGGTGATGCGCGGAACTTCCATCACGTTGCCAAGCTTCAGTTCTTCCTTCAGCTTGGGCGCAATTTCCTTCCGATAAACTTCTTTTAGTCGTGCCATGGTTATCTACCTAGCAGTCTCAAGCGTCAACCGGCTTCTGGGTCGACTTGAAGACACGAATTTTCTTGCCTTCTTCAACCTTGAAGCCAACGCGGTCTGCCTTGTTGGTCTCACCGTTGAAAATGGCGACGTTAGAGACGTGCAAAGGCGCCTCCTTCTCGACGATACCGCCCTGAACGCCGGACATCGGGTTCGGCTTGGTATGGCGCTTGACGAGGTTGATCCCGCCAACGACCAGACGGTCGTCCGCGAGCACCTTCAGCACCTTACCGCGCTTGCCCTTGTCTTTGCCGGCGATGACGATGATCTCGTCGTTGCGACGAATCTTTTGCATGCGGCTACTCCTTACAGCACTTCAGGGGCGAGCGAGACGATCTTCATGAACTTCTCGGTACGAAGTTCACGCGTCACCGGCCCAAAGATACGGGTGCCGATAGGCTCCTGCTTGTTGTTCAGCAGAACAGCAGCATTGCCATCGAAGCGAATGATGGAGCCATCAGGACGACGAACGCCGTGACGAGTGCGAACCACAACAGCGGTCATCACCTGGCCTTTCTTGACCTTGCCACGAGGAATCGCTTCCTTGACGGTTACCTTGATAATGTCGCCGATGCCGGCGTAACGGCGGTGAGAACCGCCGAGCACCTTGATACACATGACGCGACGAGCGCCACTGTTATCCGCCACATCGAGCATGGATTGAGTCTGAATCATATAATTTCTCCGACCCCTAGCCCTTAGACTTCGACGGCGCGTTCAACGACGTCAACCAGCATCCAGGACTTGGTCTTTGCCAGCGGACGAGTCTCGCGGATGGTGACCTTGTCGCCGATACGGCACTGGTTGGTTTCGTCGTGGGCGTGCAGTTTGGTCGAACGCTTCACGTATTTACCGTAGATCGGGTGCTTGACGCGACGCTCGATCAGAACGGTGATGGTCTTGTCCATCTTGTCGCTGACGACGCGGCCGGTCAGCGTGCGGACGGTTTTCTGAGCTTCAGCCATGATCACTTACCTGCCTGCTGGTTGAGCACAGTCTTGACACGAGCGATGTCGCGCTTGACTTGCGAGAGCAGGTGAGACTGCCCCAACTGGCCAGTCGCCTTCTGCATACGCAGATTGAACTGGTCCCGCAGCAGCTCGAGCAGTTGCTCGTTCAGCTGCTCAACGGATTTTTCACGAAGTTCATTCGCTTTCATCACATCACCGTCCGCTTAAC
This DNA window, taken from Pseudomonas sp. FeN3W, encodes the following:
- the rplE gene encoding 50S ribosomal protein L5, with protein sequence MARLKEVYRKEIAPKLKEELKLGNVMEVPRITKITLNMGIGEAIGDKKIIDNAVADLEKITGQKVVVTHARKSIAGFKVREGWPIGVKVTLRSDRMYEFLDRLLSISLPRVRDFRGLNAKSFDGRGNYSMGVKEQIIFPEIDYDKIDALRGLDITLTTTARTDEEGRALLRAFNFPFRN
- the rpsH gene encoding 30S ribosomal protein S8 translates to MSMQDPLADMLTRIRNAQMAEKSVVSMPSSTLKVAVANVLQGEGYIAGYQVSGDAKPQLSIELKYFEGRPVIEELKRVSRPGLRQYKSVDQLPKVRGGLGVSIVSTNKGVMTDRAARAAGVGGEVLCTVF
- the rplX gene encoding 50S ribosomal protein L24; translation: MQKIRRNDEIIVIAGKDKGKRGKVLKVLADDRLVVGGINLVKRHTKPNPMSGVQGGIVEKEAPLHVSNVAIFNGETNKADRVGFKVEEGKKIRVFKSTQKPVDA
- the rpsM gene encoding 30S ribosomal protein S13, with the protein product MARIAGVNIPDNKHTVISLTYIYGVGRTRAQEICAATGVNPAAKIKDLSDEQVELLRGEVGKFIVEGDLRREVNMKIKRLMDLGCYRGLRHRRGLPVRGQRTKTNARTRKGPRKPIRK
- the secY gene encoding preprotein translocase subunit SecY: MAKQGALSALSNGGLSELWARLRFLFMAIIVYRIGAHIPVPGINPDRLAELFRQNEGTILSLFNMFSGGALERMSIFALGIMPYISASIIMQLMTAVSPQLEQLKKEGEAGRRKISQYTRYGTLVLAIVQAIGMSVGLAGQGVAFSNDFGFYFVAITTFVSGAMFMMWLGEQITERGVGNGISMLIFAGIVAGLPGALGQSFESARQGDINIIALLAVGLLAVAIIGFVVFIERGQRRIAVHYAKRQQGRKVFAAQTSHLPLKVNMAGVIPAIFASSILLFPASLGQWFGQSESMGWLADISQAIAPGQPLNILLFSAGIIFFCFFYTALMFNPKDVAENLKKSGAFIPGIRPGEQSARYIDGVLTRLTMFGALYMTAVCLLPQFLVVAANVPFYLGGTSLLIVVVVVMDFMSQVQSHLMSHQYDSLMKKANLKGYGSGMLR
- the rpmD gene encoding 50S ribosomal protein L30, with the translated sequence MANTVKVTLIKSVSGRIPNHKLCVKGLGLRRIGHTVEVQDTPENRGMINKAYYMLRVEG
- the rpsN gene encoding 30S ribosomal protein S14, with translation MAKQSMKNRELKRQQTVAKFAQKRAALKAIIASPESSPEARWEAQVALQKQPRDASASRLRNRCRLTGRPHGVYRKFGLARSMLRQAAMRGDVPGLVKASW
- the rplF gene encoding 50S ribosomal protein L6, giving the protein MSRVAKNPVKLPAGVEIKMSGQQLSVKGAKGALELNVHPSVEIIQESGELRFAGRNGDQQTRAMAGTTRALVNNMVIGVSQGFERKLQLVGVGYKAQAKGQVLSLALGFSHPVDYELPQGVTAETPSQTDILIKGVDKQLVGQVAAEIRDFRRPEPYKGKGVRYSDEVVRRKEAKKK
- the rpsE gene encoding 30S ribosomal protein S5 codes for the protein MANNEQKRDEGYIEKLVQVNRVAKTVKGGRIFTFTALTVVGDGKGRVGFGRGKSREVPAAIQKAMEAARRNMIQVDLNGTTLQYATKAAHGASKVYMQPASEGTGVIAGGAMRAILEVAGVQNVLAKCYGSTNPVNVVHATFKGLKAMQSPESIAAKRGKSVEEIS
- the rplO gene encoding 50S ribosomal protein L15; this encodes MQLNDLRSAPGARREKLRPGRGIGSGLGKTGGRGHKGQTSRSGGKIAPGFEGGQQPLHRRLPKFGFVSLKAMDRAEVRTSELAKVEGDVVTVQSLKDANVINQNVQRVKIMLSGEVGRAVTLKGIAATKGARAAIEAAGGKFEE
- the rplR gene encoding 50S ribosomal protein L18 → MSVKKETRLRRARKARLKMRELETVRLCVYRSSQHIYAQVLSADGGKVLASASTLDKELRDAATGNVDAAKKVGQLVAERAKAAGVTQVAFDRSGFKYHGRVKALAEAAREGGLEF
- the rplN gene encoding 50S ribosomal protein L14, translated to MIQTQSMLDVADNSGARRVMCIKVLGGSHRRYAGIGDIIKVTVKEAIPRGKVKKGQVMTAVVVRTRHGVRRPDGSIIRFDGNAAVLLNNKQEPIGTRIFGPVTRELRTEKFMKIVSLAPEVL
- the rpmJ gene encoding 50S ribosomal protein L36, with the protein product MKVRASVKKLCRNCKIIRRDGVVRVICSAEPRHKQRQG